The following are from one region of the Paenalkalicoccus suaedae genome:
- a CDS encoding YjcZ family sporulation protein yields the protein MSYTNNNGFALLVVLFILLVIVGAAWWY from the coding sequence ATGAGCTACACAAATAACAATGGCTTCGCGCTACTTGTTGTCTTATTTATTCTGTTAGTAATTGTTGGAGCTGCTTGGTGGTATTAA
- a CDS encoding sensor histidine kinase: MIRMNLTQRIWFSFISILLLVALLIGVIYPISLQGALTEETYRIIEQEQARFANPEGSYFVPPESDLDFIERQEAERSVFHILLLSQLLIREGDPVPDEVLLEMGNSAQEQTTRRGRYELTYNGASLFYVVYKVYTTDGEDYHISYMWDTYRDQMVDRLWGRLSYIMLFAGLMSLVPAFWLKHYLKQPLASLGSHFEQIAERNWKEPFHWEGDEDFEKLSNQFEKMRQNLIRYDSAQKTFIQHASHELKTPIMVVKSYAKSVKDGMVPSENLNETMDVIIEESNRMEKRVKDMLYYTKLDSLKEAPMEFKTFPFGGIAYHVEQRFRMAREDVTIYIEGDQVELDGDKELLTILLENLVENALRYAVDSIVLKATEENGDVKIEVSNNGETIPDEELDHIFTPFRKGNKGQFGLGLAIVKRICELHGGYPSVRNESNGVSFSMVLPRKKDIQEG, encoded by the coding sequence ATGATTCGAATGAACTTAACGCAGCGAATTTGGTTTTCTTTTATTTCCATTCTTTTACTCGTTGCGCTTTTGATCGGTGTTATCTATCCAATTTCGTTACAAGGAGCTTTAACGGAAGAAACTTATAGAATTATCGAACAAGAGCAGGCAAGGTTTGCGAATCCAGAGGGGAGCTATTTTGTTCCGCCTGAATCGGATCTTGATTTTATTGAGAGACAGGAAGCAGAACGTTCTGTTTTCCACATTTTATTACTTAGTCAGCTACTCATTCGCGAGGGAGATCCGGTGCCAGACGAGGTGCTACTCGAAATGGGGAATAGCGCACAAGAACAAACAACGAGAAGGGGCAGGTATGAGCTGACCTATAATGGAGCGAGCCTGTTCTATGTCGTCTATAAAGTGTACACAACTGATGGGGAAGACTACCATATTTCTTACATGTGGGATACGTACCGTGATCAAATGGTGGATCGCCTTTGGGGCAGATTAAGTTACATTATGCTCTTTGCGGGACTTATGAGTCTTGTGCCAGCATTTTGGCTAAAGCATTACTTAAAGCAACCATTAGCAAGCCTTGGTAGTCACTTTGAGCAGATTGCGGAGCGGAATTGGAAGGAGCCCTTCCACTGGGAGGGTGATGAAGACTTCGAAAAGCTATCGAACCAGTTTGAAAAGATGAGGCAAAACCTCATCCGCTATGACTCCGCACAAAAAACGTTTATTCAACACGCATCGCATGAGCTAAAAACGCCAATTATGGTAGTAAAAAGCTATGCCAAATCGGTGAAGGACGGTATGGTTCCGAGCGAGAATCTAAATGAGACGATGGATGTTATCATTGAAGAATCTAATCGGATGGAGAAGCGAGTTAAAGATATGCTTTATTATACGAAGCTCGATTCGCTTAAAGAAGCCCCGATGGAGTTTAAAACATTCCCATTCGGTGGTATTGCTTATCACGTGGAGCAGCGCTTCCGCATGGCTCGCGAGGACGTCACGATCTATATCGAAGGTGACCAAGTAGAGCTTGATGGTGATAAAGAGCTTCTTACGATTCTTCTCGAAAATCTCGTTGAGAACGCACTGCGCTATGCTGTCGATAGCATTGTTCTAAAGGCGACAGAAGAGAACGGTGACGTAAAAATCGAAGTAAGCAATAACGGGGAGACCATTCCTGATGAAGAGTTAGATCACATCTTTACTCCATTTAGAAAAGGGAATAAAGGTCAGTTTGGACTTGGACTCGCTATTGTGAAGCGGATTTGCGAGCTACATGGAGGGTATCCATCTGTTCGAAATGAATCAAATGGTGTAAGCTTTAGCATGGTATTACCTCGTAAAAAAGATATCCAAGAAGGATAA
- a CDS encoding PaaI family thioesterase, which translates to MDKQKWTKQAEAAVEAHTDGSPDVFMYKMLDMTFDYFDDPEEVVVKAPVTEIMLNPVGFIHGGIMTYLADSAMGHLCAAFNDLPSVSLELKTQFLRTVKTGSLTAKASFLKKGRGVQFVECIIYDDEERVLCKTTGTFYQVDPTST; encoded by the coding sequence ATGGATAAGCAAAAATGGACAAAACAGGCGGAAGCTGCCGTAGAAGCACATACGGATGGCTCGCCAGATGTCTTTATGTATAAAATGTTAGATATGACGTTTGACTATTTTGATGATCCAGAGGAAGTTGTCGTCAAAGCTCCTGTGACAGAAATTATGCTTAATCCCGTGGGGTTCATACATGGTGGCATTATGACATACTTGGCCGATTCCGCTATGGGGCACCTTTGTGCGGCGTTTAATGACCTTCCATCTGTATCATTAGAGCTTAAAACACAGTTTTTGCGCACGGTAAAAACCGGTTCATTAACGGCAAAAGCATCCTTCTTAAAAAAAGGGAGAGGCGTCCAGTTTGTCGAATGTATTATCTACGATGATGAGGAACGCGTTCTCTGTAAAACAACAGGCACGTTCTATCAGGTTGATCCAACCTCTACGTAA
- a CDS encoding YjcZ family sporulation protein, with the protein MTMSQGNHSGFALLVVLFILLVIIGASWCC; encoded by the coding sequence ATGACCATGTCACAAGGAAATCACTCTGGATTTGCGTTACTAGTTGTTTTATTCATTCTGTTAGTCATCATCGGCGCTTCTTGGTGCTGCTAA
- the yhaM gene encoding 3'-5' exoribonuclease YhaM gives MKKGIDHHQIGDSVELYLLIKLVKKGLASNGKPFLSLQLSDKTGEIEAKMWGVTPEDEQTFVNSQIVHVQGDVQDFRGMRQLRLKSIRPASMMDQVKPEDFMQSAPRNKEEMLEEVNQYIFDMKNSKIQRLTRHLYKKHQAEFAVSPAATKNHHEYVSGLLYHVCSMLQLAKGIATLYPSLDTDLLYSGIILHDMAKVRELSGPMGTQYTVEGQLLGHISMIASEIDEAAKELDIQGEEVTILQHIVLSHHSKGEWGSPKPPLVREAEIIHMIDNVDAKMNMMDRALERVSPGEFSERIFPMENRSFYKPTFHE, from the coding sequence ATGAAAAAAGGAATCGACCACCATCAAATAGGTGATTCCGTAGAATTGTACCTATTAATAAAGCTCGTTAAAAAGGGTCTGGCTAGTAATGGCAAACCTTTTTTATCGTTACAGCTTTCCGATAAAACCGGTGAAATAGAAGCAAAGATGTGGGGAGTAACTCCTGAGGATGAGCAAACCTTTGTAAATAGCCAGATCGTTCACGTACAGGGAGACGTGCAGGATTTTAGAGGAATGAGACAGTTGCGCTTAAAGTCCATCCGTCCTGCTTCTATGATGGATCAAGTAAAGCCAGAGGACTTTATGCAGTCGGCTCCTCGAAATAAAGAGGAAATGCTTGAGGAAGTGAATCAATATATCTTTGATATGAAAAATTCCAAAATCCAGCGATTAACTCGCCACCTTTACAAAAAGCACCAAGCAGAATTTGCTGTATCGCCAGCTGCAACTAAAAATCATCATGAATATGTCTCTGGGTTACTCTATCACGTGTGCTCTATGCTCCAGCTAGCAAAAGGAATTGCTACGTTATATCCAAGCCTCGATACAGACCTGCTTTATTCAGGTATCATTCTACACGATATGGCGAAAGTAAGAGAGCTCTCGGGACCGATGGGCACCCAGTATACGGTAGAAGGTCAGCTATTAGGTCATATTTCGATGATTGCTAGTGAAATTGATGAAGCTGCAAAGGAGTTAGATATTCAAGGCGAGGAAGTGACAATCCTTCAGCACATCGTACTTTCTCACCATTCTAAAGGGGAGTGGGGCAGTCCGAAGCCACCGCTTGTGAGAGAAGCAGAGATCATTCATATGATTGATAATGTAGATGCTAAAATGAATATGATGGACCGTGCGCTAGAGAGAGTGTCACCTGGTGAATTCTCCGAGCGTATCTTTCCAATGGAGAACCGGTCATTTTATAAACCAACATTCCACGAATAA
- a CDS encoding HAD family hydrolase yields the protein MTYRIVALDIDGTLLRDNEKIQRETKEAIHSLQDKGVFVTLVTGRSYVSAERIMKQLRLKPFPLITHEGAFIGQDSKYPLAAHRLTPEFVLDNVRHFESYHCHMKLYGEKRVLANRHPEKSQLLKRMTIKASEPLLYSTTYVDSLSDHLIEKPDSFLHMDIEFIDAEERRSAETGSFPSIRINDRTLRIVHPKASKLQGLLHICKLYQIKQEEIVAVGACERDRDMLQYAGLGVAMGQAPKEVKDVADWVTRSNEELGVAYMIKEVFRKQYSILM from the coding sequence ATGACATACCGCATCGTTGCGCTTGATATTGATGGGACATTACTTCGTGACAATGAGAAGATCCAGAGAGAGACAAAGGAAGCGATTCATTCGCTTCAGGACAAAGGAGTGTTTGTTACGCTCGTTACAGGGCGGTCGTATGTCTCGGCAGAACGAATCATGAAGCAACTCCGACTTAAGCCATTCCCACTCATCACCCATGAAGGGGCATTCATTGGACAGGATAGTAAATATCCGCTTGCCGCTCATAGGCTCACACCTGAATTCGTTCTAGATAACGTTCGACACTTTGAATCCTACCACTGTCATATGAAGCTTTATGGGGAGAAAAGAGTGCTCGCCAATCGCCATCCAGAAAAAAGTCAGTTGTTAAAGCGTATGACGATAAAAGCTTCTGAGCCATTACTTTACTCCACAACCTATGTCGATTCACTATCCGACCATTTGATCGAAAAGCCAGATTCCTTCTTGCATATGGATATCGAATTTATTGACGCAGAAGAGAGAAGGAGTGCAGAGACAGGTTCATTTCCTTCGATCCGAATCAATGACCGCACGCTTCGAATCGTTCACCCAAAAGCATCAAAGCTACAAGGACTGCTGCATATTTGTAAGCTTTATCAAATTAAGCAGGAGGAGATTGTTGCTGTCGGTGCATGTGAAAGAGATCGTGATATGCTTCAGTACGCTGGACTAGGAGTTGCGATGGGGCAGGCGCCGAAAGAAGTAAAGGACGTTGCTGATTGGGTAACGAGGTCCAACGAAGAATTAGGCGTTGCGTATATGATAAAAGAAGTTTTTAGAAAGCAGTACTCGATACTCATGTAG
- a CDS encoding ATP-binding protein, with product MILREIIIGQYKQFKNRRIALNGDRVVLFGHNEAGKSTILSFIESVLFGFKEAQSQYHGALVFMDEDERQWTIERKQIRNKRGELTILEADGKTYTGELADLLPDLDRNSFTAMFHISLDSLQQMNHMDAAELKRYLFHSTSGTKQLFDYEETLRKKRELLYKARGTTPLINAREKELGILLEKKREQESERLTYDAVCQSEDSLRQKLLELEEQREQVRETVKLEEKVVTVRPLLLEWLAEKEKPEPKTLVSVQDQEAIGRIREASLEVNRELARIDADLSHIDSSLDALPPLWGKERMRKARYATTNFATFTSKQEQAEDAEAELNVLKHEKAQIQQEFKTEEFPALQIGRYEEERFHELYTKKDREASAQLPVLTGIPLFLLALVATVFGQWIIAALSVLVYPIILALGRNKKPRGGRFTEWAGIVGATNGKDASYYRLLIDAYKEWQGVKKREDRAIDQLRKATAEMDDYLANLEIEHIPDDLHGFIAGLNIDLQTQDKLRLKRDQLLLDRQTLAQKQQSTLQEQQVLKNEEQAIYATYHLEHSEEFDQAMEATIVFLHAKEAIAALDIKLASMIPDKKDLEYAITHVHERESIEEHKEVLHKLQKEHTTLLEALTETRAQRQKLEQDGTYEDTLREIARCEADLADLTRKWAVYEAAIKMIEEVKHMYETDKQPQAVKRAIHHFRALTDNRYVSIYAPIGENRFIVERHDGKRFDPIELSRGTMEMLYIALRFAHMETRQTPFPVFIDEALVNMDMGRRQQMWEFLHKQQKQLLFFTCHEAIRDEAQKKDFRMVGL from the coding sequence ATGATACTTCGAGAAATTATCATTGGTCAATATAAGCAGTTTAAAAATAGGCGAATAGCATTGAATGGAGATCGGGTCGTGTTATTTGGACATAATGAAGCTGGGAAGTCGACGATTCTCTCGTTTATTGAGTCGGTTTTATTCGGATTCAAAGAGGCACAGTCACAGTATCATGGCGCACTCGTTTTTATGGACGAAGACGAACGCCAGTGGACAATAGAGCGGAAGCAAATTCGAAATAAACGAGGCGAGCTTACCATTCTTGAAGCAGATGGAAAAACGTATACGGGTGAATTGGCGGATCTTTTGCCTGACCTAGATCGCAATTCGTTCACAGCTATGTTCCACATAAGTCTTGATAGCTTACAACAAATGAATCATATGGATGCAGCTGAGCTGAAGCGTTACTTATTTCATTCAACAAGTGGAACGAAACAGCTGTTTGACTATGAGGAAACATTACGAAAAAAGCGGGAGCTTCTCTATAAAGCAAGAGGGACGACCCCGCTCATAAACGCACGCGAAAAAGAGCTTGGTATTCTCCTTGAGAAAAAGCGAGAGCAGGAGTCTGAACGCTTAACTTACGACGCAGTTTGTCAATCGGAAGACTCGCTTCGACAGAAGCTTTTAGAGCTTGAAGAGCAACGGGAGCAGGTAAGAGAAACCGTAAAGCTTGAAGAAAAAGTAGTGACAGTGCGTCCCCTTCTTTTAGAATGGCTTGCGGAGAAAGAAAAACCAGAGCCAAAAACCCTCGTGAGTGTGCAGGATCAAGAGGCGATAGGTCGTATAAGAGAGGCAAGCCTCGAAGTTAACCGAGAGCTAGCGCGTATCGATGCAGATTTATCCCATATAGATTCGTCGCTAGACGCACTGCCCCCGTTATGGGGGAAAGAAAGAATGCGTAAAGCCCGCTATGCTACTACCAATTTTGCAACCTTTACTAGTAAGCAAGAGCAAGCAGAAGATGCGGAAGCAGAGCTTAATGTACTAAAACATGAAAAGGCACAGATTCAACAAGAGTTTAAGACGGAGGAGTTTCCCGCTCTTCAGATAGGCAGATACGAAGAGGAGCGGTTTCATGAGCTCTATACAAAAAAGGATCGCGAAGCATCAGCACAGCTCCCCGTGTTAACCGGGATTCCGTTATTTTTACTTGCATTAGTTGCTACCGTGTTTGGCCAGTGGATCATCGCCGCTCTGTCTGTTCTTGTCTATCCGATTATTTTAGCTTTAGGCCGCAATAAAAAACCTAGAGGTGGAAGGTTTACAGAGTGGGCCGGAATAGTTGGGGCTACGAATGGTAAGGATGCCTCATATTACCGTCTATTGATTGACGCGTATAAGGAATGGCAGGGAGTCAAGAAGCGAGAGGACCGAGCAATCGACCAACTTCGCAAAGCTACGGCAGAAATGGATGACTATTTAGCAAATCTTGAAATAGAACACATTCCAGATGACCTACATGGATTTATTGCAGGGTTAAATATTGATTTACAGACCCAAGATAAGCTTCGACTAAAGCGTGACCAGCTACTGTTAGATAGGCAGACGTTAGCCCAAAAGCAACAATCGACCCTGCAGGAGCAACAAGTTCTGAAGAATGAGGAACAAGCAATTTATGCTACGTATCACCTTGAGCATTCAGAGGAATTTGATCAAGCAATGGAAGCAACCATCGTATTTTTACATGCAAAAGAAGCAATTGCAGCACTAGATATTAAGCTCGCTTCTATGATTCCTGATAAGAAGGACTTAGAATATGCGATTACACATGTACATGAAAGGGAATCGATAGAAGAGCATAAAGAAGTACTTCATAAGCTTCAAAAGGAGCATACAACACTCCTTGAAGCACTAACAGAGACGCGAGCACAAAGGCAAAAGCTAGAGCAGGATGGTACGTATGAAGATACACTCCGCGAGATTGCACGCTGTGAAGCAGACCTAGCGGATTTAACGAGAAAGTGGGCTGTGTATGAAGCGGCAATTAAAATGATTGAAGAAGTCAAGCATATGTACGAGACGGATAAACAGCCTCAAGCTGTAAAACGAGCTATCCATCATTTTCGTGCGCTCACAGATAATCGTTACGTGAGTATCTATGCCCCTATTGGCGAAAATCGGTTTATTGTCGAACGCCATGATGGCAAGCGATTTGATCCTATTGAATTAAGTAGAGGGACGATGGAAATGCTTTATATTGCTTTACGTTTTGCCCATATGGAAACACGTCAAACGCCATTCCCAGTGTTTATTGATGAAGCACTAGTAAACATGGATATGGGTAGAAGACAACAAATGTGGGAGTTCCTTCACAAGCAGCAAAAGCAACTTTTATTTTTCACCTGCCATGAAGCAATTAGAGATGAAGCCCAAAAAAAGGACTTTCGTATGGTAGGACTGTAG
- a CDS encoding metallophosphoesterase family protein, with amino-acid sequence MSTIVTFIHCADIHLGRSGANVGYEATEKSFMRICEEAVRRDVEFIIIAGDVYDQEKRSLKSQWFFSTCMQILLDANIQAYVVHGNHDPTIGEDKLVSFPQNVHVFSTEGEGMIHRTSRGEEVALYGFSYPTRAYTENPLPMYQKTLEADYHIGVLHGQEATNTDHEPYAPFFVRELVDLRLDYVALGHIHVRQVLQHDPPIVYSGNVQGTNRKEAGEKGCYAVTLHPGGHELEFVATHEVLYQTEHVSIDSMQDVDDIVNLLRKRLDESKPTNLTLQFSGRGALHRFLLEESNREELKELLEQEFQIQIEKIMVHTKNVLDFQIESFHDHVASDIVQARRKLEHEHALFEAIRRKKLTSIVEPMLEEERAAILYEAEQLLLQQVLEESE; translated from the coding sequence GTGTCTACGATCGTTACATTCATTCACTGTGCGGATATTCACTTAGGGCGATCAGGCGCCAACGTTGGCTACGAGGCAACGGAGAAATCATTCATGCGAATCTGTGAGGAAGCGGTCCGCCGTGATGTTGAGTTTATCATCATAGCTGGAGACGTTTACGATCAAGAGAAAAGGTCTCTTAAAAGTCAGTGGTTTTTTAGTACATGCATGCAAATACTTTTAGATGCTAATATTCAAGCGTATGTGGTTCACGGTAACCATGATCCAACTATTGGAGAAGATAAACTTGTCTCTTTTCCTCAAAACGTTCATGTCTTTTCTACAGAGGGAGAAGGGATGATCCATCGCACATCACGCGGAGAAGAAGTGGCATTATATGGATTTAGCTATCCTACGCGAGCATATACAGAAAATCCACTACCCATGTATCAAAAAACGCTTGAGGCAGACTATCATATTGGAGTATTGCACGGTCAGGAAGCTACGAACACTGATCACGAGCCTTACGCCCCCTTTTTTGTGAGAGAGTTAGTAGATCTAAGGCTTGATTATGTGGCATTAGGTCATATTCATGTGCGTCAAGTGCTCCAGCATGATCCTCCTATTGTGTACTCAGGAAATGTGCAGGGTACGAATCGAAAGGAAGCTGGTGAGAAAGGCTGTTATGCGGTGACGCTTCATCCAGGCGGCCATGAGCTTGAGTTTGTGGCAACGCACGAGGTTTTGTATCAGACAGAGCATGTTTCTATAGATTCTATGCAGGATGTGGATGACATAGTCAACCTATTGCGGAAGCGACTAGACGAGAGTAAACCGACCAATTTGACGTTACAGTTTTCTGGTCGAGGAGCGTTGCATCGGTTTTTACTTGAGGAGAGTAACCGTGAAGAGCTGAAAGAATTATTGGAACAGGAATTTCAAATACAAATCGAAAAAATAATGGTACATACGAAGAATGTGTTAGATTTTCAAATCGAGTCGTTTCATGATCACGTGGCCAGTGATATTGTTCAAGCGAGGCGTAAGCTTGAGCACGAGCATGCTTTATTTGAGGCAATTCGGCGCAAGAAGCTTACGTCTATCGTGGAACCAATGCTTGAAGAGGAACGAGCAGCTATTTTATATGAAGCAGAGCAATTACTTCTTCAGCAAGTACTGGAGGAGTCGGAATGA
- a CDS encoding foldase protein PrsA, with amino-acid sequence MKMKKGLLISSLSILLLVACTNEDTNEGNSTNNANTNEASGAVIAETSVGDITEEELMSELRAMYGEQALQTLIQRKIFEAEALNQQVTDEDIDEEIQFLMESMGMEEEEQFYEMMQMQGIPNEEVLRQQVTQHLVLASIVGDPEEVDDETLRAEYDQGQEVEARHILVSEEELANELVDRLNDGEDFATLAEEYSVDPGSAAEGGNLGSFGRGTMTPPFEKAAFNLAEGEISEPIESQFGYHIIEVTGRTPFEQEFEEVVDQLRSSYNDRKLFEMNEVQQELIQNVDVNVLDEDFAHLSTETEETSDDDTEENNSEE; translated from the coding sequence ATGAAAATGAAAAAGGGACTATTAATTAGTTCGTTATCCATTCTTTTGCTTGTAGCATGTACGAATGAGGATACGAATGAAGGTAATTCAACGAATAATGCAAACACAAATGAAGCATCTGGGGCAGTAATTGCCGAGACTAGCGTAGGAGATATTACGGAGGAAGAGCTTATGAGTGAGCTTCGTGCCATGTATGGTGAGCAGGCTCTTCAAACGCTTATCCAACGCAAGATCTTTGAAGCTGAAGCTTTGAATCAACAAGTGACCGATGAGGACATAGATGAAGAAATCCAATTCCTCATGGAGTCAATGGGAATGGAAGAGGAAGAACAATTTTATGAAATGATGCAAATGCAGGGAATTCCGAATGAAGAAGTTCTTCGCCAGCAAGTAACGCAGCATCTCGTTTTAGCAAGTATCGTCGGCGATCCTGAAGAAGTCGATGATGAAACACTTCGCGCGGAGTATGATCAAGGGCAAGAGGTAGAAGCTCGCCACATTCTAGTTTCAGAAGAAGAGCTTGCAAATGAGCTAGTTGATCGCCTAAACGACGGAGAAGACTTTGCTACGCTTGCAGAGGAGTACTCCGTTGACCCAGGATCTGCTGCTGAGGGTGGTAACTTAGGAAGCTTTGGTAGAGGTACTATGACGCCGCCATTCGAAAAGGCCGCATTTAATTTAGCAGAAGGTGAGATTAGCGAGCCAATTGAAAGTCAGTTTGGTTACCACATTATTGAAGTTACTGGGCGGACACCATTTGAACAGGAATTTGAAGAAGTAGTGGATCAACTCCGCTCCTCTTATAACGACCGCAAACTATTTGAAATGAACGAAGTTCAGCAAGAGCTGATTCAAAATGTGGACGTCAACGTGTTAGATGAGGACTTTGCTCACTTATCGACAGAGACAGAAGAGACATCTGATGATGATACCGAAGAAAATAACTCAGAAGAATAG
- a CDS encoding YhzD family protein, whose amino-acid sequence MNQFYLTAYGKKGEHLINEVVKASNDEEAKKLALARLEEESLLNAPSRLVKSSGGLLHFHP is encoded by the coding sequence ATGAATCAGTTCTATTTAACTGCCTACGGTAAAAAAGGAGAGCACCTTATTAACGAAGTAGTCAAGGCATCGAATGATGAAGAGGCTAAAAAGCTTGCACTCGCTCGCTTAGAAGAGGAGAGCTTGCTTAATGCGCCAAGTCGCCTTGTCAAATCTTCAGGAGGCCTCCTGCATTTTCACCCGTAA
- a CDS encoding YlbF family regulator produces MSTLLDKANELAQVLKESEEFTKLQNLHNEINEDEVAKRMLDNFRNVQLELQQKQMQGQEITEEEVQQAQKQFELVQQHEKIMQLMEEEQRMSQLVGEVNKKITEPLEELYAVDNTEQ; encoded by the coding sequence ATGTCTACACTTTTAGACAAAGCGAACGAATTAGCGCAAGTTTTAAAGGAAAGCGAAGAATTTACAAAGCTTCAAAATCTTCATAACGAGATCAACGAAGACGAAGTAGCAAAGAGAATGCTTGATAACTTCCGTAATGTACAGCTTGAGCTTCAGCAAAAGCAAATGCAAGGTCAAGAAATTACAGAAGAAGAAGTACAGCAAGCACAAAAGCAGTTCGAACTAGTGCAACAGCACGAAAAGATCATGCAACTAATGGAAGAAGAGCAACGCATGAGCCAGCTAGTTGGCGAAGTTAACAAAAAGATCACAGAGCCTCTTGAAGAGCTCTATGCAGTAGATAATACAGAGCAGTAA
- a CDS encoding response regulator transcription factor produces the protein MSDYNVYLVEDEDNLGKVIKAYMEKEGWKVTHFVDGKDASEHINDNPHLWVLDIMLPGMDGYQLLKAIKSAGDTPVIFISARDKDLDRVLGLELGSDDYLAKPFLPEELVIRAKKMLTRVYPPEVQEKDAIELNGYHIDPTARTVHDGSSAIELTTKEMDLVILLTSHIGDALSRESIIEYVWGADYFGSERAVDDVVRRVRKKLPRIHLETLYGYGYRVLSS, from the coding sequence ATGAGCGATTACAATGTGTATTTAGTTGAAGATGAAGATAACTTAGGTAAAGTAATAAAAGCATATATGGAGAAAGAAGGCTGGAAAGTCACCCATTTTGTTGATGGGAAGGACGCATCCGAGCATATTAACGATAATCCTCACCTATGGGTATTGGATATTATGCTACCTGGAATGGATGGGTATCAACTATTAAAGGCAATTAAAAGTGCTGGTGATACGCCTGTCATCTTTATTTCAGCTAGAGATAAAGACTTAGATCGTGTCCTCGGACTTGAGCTTGGTAGCGATGATTATTTAGCAAAGCCATTCCTACCAGAAGAACTAGTTATTCGTGCTAAAAAAATGCTAACGCGTGTATATCCTCCTGAAGTACAGGAAAAGGATGCTATTGAGCTTAACGGCTATCATATTGATCCAACGGCTCGAACCGTGCATGACGGATCAAGCGCTATTGAGCTTACAACGAAAGAAATGGATTTAGTCATTTTATTAACGTCTCATATCGGAGATGCATTATCACGTGAATCCATTATTGAGTATGTTTGGGGTGCTGATTACTTCGGCTCCGAGCGCGCGGTCGATGATGTTGTAAGACGAGTACGCAAAAAGCTTCCTAGAATTCATCTAGAAACATTGTACGGTTACGGGTATCGGGTCCTCTCGTCATGA